CCTCAGCGACCAGAACTGCCGGGCAGCAGCCACGTCGATCTTCTTTTTCACATAGCGGGTGGCCTTGATCCGCGGATCTGGCGCACCAAGCAAAACCCACTTCTCCAAGTCGGCAATCTCGGCCGCTGCCAGTTTCTTCTCGGGCGGCATCTGCAAATCGTCCGCGTAGCGAATGGCCTTGATAAACAAGCTTTGGTCCAGATCTCCCGGCACAATGGCAGGCCCTGTGCTCCCCCCTTTACGTAGCGCAGCCCGCGAATCGACCAGCAAGTCTCCCTGCAGTTCCTTCGCCTCGGCCGAGTGGCATTCGTAGCAATGCTTGACGAGTAAAGGACGAATGCGGCTTTCGAAGAAGGCGATATTCTCCGGCGTCAAATCGGCTGGGGAGCCATCGTGCTCGCCGCGCCAGATTTCGATTCCTGAAAAGTTTGCAGCGCCGCCTCGACTCGTGATTTGAATCGAACCCTCGTTGTTGTCGGCTTTGACATCGATCACGTACGGCCCAAGCCGATCCCAGTGTCCGGCGGAACCGCTTTGATAAAAGCGCAGCACGTCCTGGCCATTGATCGCGATGCGAAAGGTCTCGCTGTTGTTGTCTTCCCAGACGTAGACAAAAACGGAATACTTCCCGCTGGGCACGCCGCTGACGACGACTTTGTTGCCGCCCCAGCGACTGCTCCGGATCATCTTGGCACGATCGGGATCGGTCGGCGGGTTCAGCTTGACGTCTTGATTAGCAAACGACTTGTCGGTGCAGGCGAAGTTCGCAGGCTGATGGTCGGCGTCTTGCCCTTCCCAGGCGTGTCCATCGATCTTCACCGGCGGACCATTGAGATTCACTCCACGGTAGAACGTGGGGCGCAGATCTTCTGCAGCTGACAACGATCCGGCCAACAACGCCAGCAGCGCGCATGTCCATTGCCGGTGAGGAAGGCGAGCCATCGTCTGCATGCAAGTCGACCGGAGAGAGGATTCAGTTACCAACGAGGCCACTCATCGGGCGCGCTCGCCAGTATTTACTGCCCGTCTATCGTAGTCGTCGGCACTGCCCGCCAGCAAAAGAAACGGCCAATCAGGGAAGACCGTCCACCGCTGCATTTACTCGGTCAGATTGAATTCTGGAGCATTGTTCGCCCCCTTTTTCACCTCAAACGTAAGCCCGGATTGGGTTGGCTCGAAATACTTGACCGGAATGACTGGATCGCCGGGCATCTTCTCGCCGGGTAATCCGCTGCCAACCTCACCGGGGCGGAGATCGCGGTCTGGCCCCCGGGCAGAGATCGCCACTTTGTGCGGGCCAATCAGCGCACCATCGGTGATCTCGAACGTGCCGAGCACGAACTTCCCTTGGGCATCGGTTAAACCAGAGGCACTACGCCCGCCACTTTCCGGAATGAACGTCACCATCGCCCCCACCAGCGGAAAATTTCGATAAGTGACTTTGCCCGCAACCGGTGCGCGTGGGGGACCAGAGTCAGTGCCACAGCCGATGACGGCAAACGAGACAAGTGCGCATAGCAGGGCTAAGAAACCAAACTTGCTTGGATTGGACATTGCTGTTGAATCTAAAGCGAAAAGGATGCGAGCGAACGTGGGAAAATTATGGCAGGAAGCTGGGCAGGAGTATGTTCAATGAACCGAGCTGGCTAGTTACTATTTACCTCGCCTCCTTGGCGGCTCCCCATTGCGTTATAGGTAACCATGGCGATGTTTTGACTCAGGAAGGTGACGCTGCCGTCGCATAGTGCAAACATGCTGCCGCCGGGATGATGACTTTGGAAGCCGCGCCCGCGCCAAGGTTGCCCCACAGTACAACCTGGACAGTAGAAAGACTTTTGCTCCATCGAGGGTAAAATGTTGAAATTAATCGGCAGACTGGTTCCATTCACGCTGCCTGTATACGTGAACCAGACCATATCGGTACCGCCTCCAACCGACGAATTATGGCCGAGCAAGATGGTGTTACTCAGTCCGTCGATCACATTCGACATTTTGACCGCGGGCGTATTGTTGGAGTAATTGAAAATGCCGCGGTGCTGAAGGGGCGAACCTCCGGCACCACCGAATCCCGATGTTGGTTCCGGGCAATCCGGGCCCGCAGCCCCACCACCCGAGGTCTGGCTGCAACCGCCGCACCCGTAGGCTTTGCCGGTGGCCCCAATCGTGTAGTTCGACGTGTCGCCAACAATGAAGGCGTCTCCAAAACTTCCCAGATAGTGTGTCGGTCGCGTCAAAAAGGCATTCACGCCGGCCGTAACCGCTAAACTGCCGGTCCCATCATTGCAAGTAATGCCGGGAATCTGCCGATCGGGAAATGCTTTGCCCGCGTAAGGATCGGTTGAGCAGGTGAGCACCTTTAAATTAGCGTCGTGAGCCGCCTTCATGCTGACGCAGCAGACATTGGTGTTGACGTTGATCGCATCCGAGAGCGCCTGCTGCTCGATGAACGGCAGCACGCTGACAATCCAGCCCCAACCTTGGTTGGTTGTCGTTGCGGGCGGTCGTCCCGCCGGAAACGATCCATGGGTGTCGTGGAAATTGTGCAATCCGAGCGCGAGTTGTTTCACGTTGTTCGAACAAGACGAGCGCCGGGCCGATTCGCGGGCCGATTGCACCGCAGGTAGCAGAAGTGCGACCAAGACACCAATGATGGCAATGACCACCAGCAGTTCCACCAGGGTGAAACCGCGACTATTTACCGGAGAGGAAATGCCCCGAGAGGAATACATCCCGTTGCAGCCAACCGTTCGTGGATCAAGCATGATCACCTCCGAAGTAAGAGCCGCCTCAGCCTGTGAATCTAAACACGAATCGTCTGGCGACGCAAACCTGAGTTGGGGGGGATCGGCCTCGATTTGCATTATTTTTTGGCTCCGGCTGGCATAGCTGGTCACAAAGCAATCGATAGGGCAAAAGCCTGGCAGATCAATCCATACCTGCCGGCCTCTACTAATGTCAGTTGTGTTGGATTGCGATTCGTAATCGATTCTCTTCGTTCAAGAGATCAGCGACCCGATCGCAACAGAGCAGATTCCAACTTTCGGCAGAGCAATTTGACCTTCCAGAGGTCGAAATGGGGCCGCCAACTGCGCGACGACCTGTCTAGTGGGCGACTGGTCGTCAAGTCGTGTGAAACTATCGAGAATTTGCTCCGTCTCTCCCAATAGGTGCTCATTTGACCTTTCCGCGGGGGCGGTTTCCGATAAGATTATCGGTTACAAGGATGACGGTTTTCTCGCAGCGATTGCCCGAACTAGGGCCCCTCGAACAGCATCTTGAGGATGCGGTTTGGCAGGGCCAGTTTTCCAGTTGGGCACCGTCGTTGCGTGGCCGGCCCTGTTTTCGCCAGACAGGGCCTGCTCGATCTGCCCCGCTGCGGTTCTGCCAATTCGCGTTAACTCTCGTGGGCTATACGAGTTAGCGGTAGCGGCAGCCACCTTCATCTGGGGTGTGCTATTGGATGGCGTTTATGTGTACACTGGATTGATTCGGCCCAGCGCATTGCTGGTTCGATGTTTTTGCGTCGTGTTTTCTAGGTGCAGTTATGGATCTGACAAAAGTTCGCAACTTCGGTATTTCGGCTCACATCGACTCGGGTAAGACGACCCTCAGCGAGCGGATCCTGTTCTACTCTGGCCGCATCCACAAGATCGAAGAGGTCAAGGGTGGCGGCGACGGCGCGACCATGGACCATATGGAGCTGGAAAAAGAACGCGGTATCACCATTACCAGCGCGGCGACGCACTTGGAATGGAACGACCCGGCGTTTCCTGGCGATGAGAACCACATGCACATCATGAACCTCATCGACACGCCCGGACACGTGGACTTCACCATCGAAGTCGAACGCAGTTTGCGCGTGCTCGACGGCGCTGTGCTCGTGCTGTGCGCGGTCGGTGGCGTGCAATCGCAATCGATGACGGTCGATCGCCAGATGAAGCGATACCACATTCCGCGCATTGCGTTCATCAACAAGATGGACCGCACCGGCGCTCGTCCGCTCGCGATCCTCGACGATCTGCGCAGCAAATTGAATGCGAACCCGGTGCTCATTCAGTACCCAATGGGTGGCGGCGAAACCTTTGCCGGCGTCATCGATATGGTTACGCAAAAGGCCTTCTTCTTTGATGGTCCGAAGGGTGAAGTCGTTCGTGAGGAAGCGATTCCTGCCGAATATGAAGCCCCGGTCAAAGAATGGCGTCACAAGATGCTCGAAGCGCTGGCGATGTACAGCGACGAATTGATGGAAATCCTGCTCAGCGAGCAGGAACCGCCAATTCAGTTGGTGTACGACACCATCAAGAAGGCGACCCAACAGCAGGGCATGACTCCGGTCATGGTCGGCTCGGCTTATAAGAACAAGGGTGTGCAGCTGCTGCTCGACGCGATCGTTCGCTACTTGCCTTCACCGCTCGAACGCGACCTGACGGCCAAGAAGTGGGACAATCCGACGGAGACGATGGGTCTGAAGCCAGATCCAAATGCCCCGTTCGTCGGCATGGCGTTCAAGATTGTCGAAGATCCCTTCGGTCAGTTGACCTTCTTGCGTATCTATCAAGGTACGATCAAGAAGGGCGAGTTTTACTACAACCAACGTACGCAGAAAAAAGACCGTTTCAGCCAAATCGTCAAGATGCACGCCAATAAGCGTGAAGTTGTGGACGGGGCCGAAGCGGGCGATATCGTCGCGATCACGGGCATCGACTGTGCGAGCGGCGATACCTATGCGTCCGAAAACAAGTATTGCTCGCTGGAAAGCATGTTCGTCCCCGAACCGGTGATTAAGGTCGCCGTGACGCCGACGAGCCGTGCAGATGCGGACAAGATGAGCAAAGCCCTCCAACGCTTCCGTAAGGAAGACCCGACCTTCCGCGTCTTCAACGACGAGGAAACCAGCGAGACGATCATCGCGGGTATGGGTGAGTTGCACCTCGATATTTACGTCGAACGCATTCGCCGTGAATACAAGGTGGAACTGGAAGTTGGTGCGCCGAAGGTCAGCTACCGTGAATCGCCAACTCGCAAGTACGAATACAACTACAAGCACAAGAAGCAAACCGGTGGTTCGGGCCAATACGGCCACGTCGTCGGTTACTTCGAACCGCTGCCAGATGACTCGACCGAGAACTTCGTCTTCGATTGGAAAGTGACCGGTGGTCGCATTCCAGGTGAATTCGAAAGCTCGATCGAAAAGGGTTTCCGGGCGCTCCTGAACAAGGGTCCGCTTGCCGAATACCCGATTGTCGGTCTGCACGTAGTCGTCACCGATGGTTCGTACCACGATGTGGATAGCTCGGATCGTGCTTTCCAAATCACGGCCCAGGACTGTCTGCGGACGCACTTCATCGATACCAAGCCGGCGATTCTCGAACCGATCATGAAGGTCGAAATCGAGTGCCCGGAAAACTATCAGGGTGATGTGACTGGCGACGTGAACCGCCGCCGTGGCATCGTCATGAACAGCGACACTCGCGAAGGAGTCTGCCAGATTCTGGCCGAAGTCCCGCTGTCAGAAGTGTTCGGTTACGCGACCGACATCCGCAGCATGACGAAGGGCCAAGGTACCTTCACGATGGAACTCGCCGCCTATCGCAAGGCTCCGAGCAATGTTCAGGAAGAGATCATCGCCGAAAAGAAGAAGAACTCGAAGCAGCTTGTCGGCGCTAAGTAACACTCGTAGGCGAGTCATTCCATGACTCGCACACAAATAACTCGGGCCAGGTAGTGATGAACTACCTGGCCCTTTTTTATGCCTTCAACATCCTGAGGTCGAAGTTTATGGCAACTTCGTGGCAGGAAATTACTTCAGGTCGCGAATGCGGATGTTTTTGAACTCGGTCCACATGGGCTTGCCGGCGTGCAACTGCAACGCGAGAACCCCTTCCGTCAGGGCCAACTCGGGATGATTATCAGTGAAATCGAGAACCAACCGGTCGTTGAGATAGTGTTGGATGTGCTTCCCCTTGGCGATGATGACAACGTCATTCCAATCGTCGAGCTTGACTAACTTTCCGAAGGAAGCTTGATCGATTAAGTCAGCCTTAATGACCTTCTTGCCATCCGATTCCCAGGTCGCTTGTTCGCCCACAAGGCAGATGCGTCCGCGTTTGCCACCTTCGTCGTAGATAAAACCGGCGACGTTGGGCAGCTTGTTCTCGTTACGGAGTTCGTGCTGGTAACCGCGGACGACCCAGTTGTTGTTCACCTTGCCTTCGGTGATGTGCTTGGAGCGATACTGGACGCCCGAGTTGTTGGTGTTGCTGCACCGGAACGAAAAACGCAGCTCAAAATCATTGAGCTTGCCATCCTTCCAAATGATGAAGGTGTTCCCCTTAGCCGGAACTTCGGCGGTGGTCTCACCGCGGATTACGCCATCCTTAACGCTCCAGAGCTTGGGGTCGCCGTCCCACCCAGTGAGATCTTTTCCGTTAAAAAGTGACCGCATGCCCGCTGTTTCAGCTGGAGCAGTGGTCGCACCATCCGGCGCTGCGGCCGGAATGAGCGTTGCCAGAGCGAGTAACAAGTTCGAGAGCATTTCCTTCTCCGTGAATAGATGAACGTAATTTGTTAAACCGAAATCGCCTAACCGAAGGCCAGCTACGCATTTTACCCACAATAAGTTGCCGTAGGGAATTCGCCCTTCAGCTCCATGGTCGATCATTAGTCTCGGTGGACACCGTAAAGTTTAGCGACGTCTGCGACGAAGAGGCGATGCTTTTCAGGAACTGCTCCTTGCCAGCGCTGGAGAAAATCAGCGAACGATTCTTTGGCAGGAGGAGGCAATGAATTGAGCCAGCGGATTGCTTCCCAGCGCGTTGGCTGTTCTTCGAAGTAAGAGAGGAGGACAACCGCCATTGCTCCATTCAACTCGCGATCGGTAGCTGTCTTGCGAAGTTGAGCCTCGTGATCGCGATAGAAAGCGGGCATTCCCTTGGCATAGATCTCGCGAGTGTGCGCCCGCTGGCGAATGACGTTGTCAGCGTATTCGCGCAGGTTATCCCGATAACTCGCCCAATGCTTGTACGGCGGGCCGTCCTTCCAGTCTCGAGCCATACCGCGCAATACATACAGGGACGCAGTTTCACTCAGCGTCTCTTCAAACCAGCGATTGCTCGAATCCCCTTCGCGAAAACCACAAAGTACGTGACAGAACTCGTGACCAAACTGGTAAGCGTATTGTGACCAGAGGGTATTGCTCGTGTCGAGTTTCACCACGATCTCGCGGCGGTCATTCCGCTTATAGAGAGTGATCGGACCAGACTGGCCGCGAGTGACGACGAATGGCTCGAGCTCGTAGTCGGCGAAAAGTGGCCACAGTTGCCGGGCCGCAGAGTCACACACTGCGCGAATATCGGCTTCGCTGGCCGAGAAGTCCGTGGCATCGACGCGGTAGTTAGGAATCTCGCTTCGCTTGTTATCTGGTTTTGTTTCCTGAGCCGTCAGCGATGTATGGGCGATGCTAGTCGCAACGACCGCCACGAATGCCAATAAAGTGCGCGACATATCGAACGCTCAGGCTGGAAGAAGCGAAATTGCAATTCGGCTCCGAATCTCGCTCGATTCTACCGGGCCACCTTGCCGGTCGATAGAATAACCGCCGGAACTACCAGGCAGGTTTCTCCTCCACACGGGGTGCACGACCATGTTTAGACTCATTAGTTTGCTGGCGTTAGTCGCGTTTGCGGCAAGTGAAGTAGGAACGGCAGCGGAGCCGACACAGAACACTTACACCTATAAAAAGACCAAACAGGCAGAACTTACGCTGCAGGTCTATCGTCCCGCAGAGTGGGAGGCGACGAAGAAGTATCCCGCTATCGTGTTCTTTTTCGGTGGCGGTTGGAATGGCGGCAATATCAAGCAATTTGAGCCGCAGTCGCAATACCTGGCCAAACGTGGCATGGTTGCGATTTGTGTTGACTATCGCGTGAAATCGCGGCACGGCGTGACACCCGACACGTGCGTGCGGGACGCCAAGTCGGCTATTCGCTGGGTGCGGCAGAATGCTGCGAAGCTGGGAATTGATCCTGCTAAGATTGTTGGCGCAGGCGGTTCCGCAGGCGGGCATTTGGCAGCCTGCACTGGTATTTGCCCAGAACTCGATGAAGCCGACGAAGACGCAGCAGTCTCGTCGCGCCCCAATGTGCTGGTGCTGTTCAATCCAGTGCTGAATTTCAACGTCGCTCAGTTGATCGAGCGCGTCGGCAACGATCAGAGGGTGGCCAAGTCCATTTCGCCCACTCAGCACTTAGCCAAAGATTCGCCACCGACACTGCTGATGTACGGTACCGATGACAAACTGATCGCGCAGGGGGATGAATACTTGCAACGCTCGAAGGAGCTTGGTCATCGAGCAGAAATGATGCGAGTGGATGGCGTCGGCCACGGCTTTTTCAATCGACCTCCCCATTTGCAAGCGACCATCGAGCGAGTGGATGCGTTTCTCGTTGCCTTGGGCTATCTGAAGCCAGACGCGACGGAACCGGCGAAGAAATAGCGCATGAAACTCGGGCTGATCACGGACATTCACGAACAAGTCGACGACTTGCGCGTCGCGCTTGCGCGCTTCAAGCAGGAGCGAGTCGACCAGATCGTGATGATTGGCGACGTCATCGAATTGGGCGAGCGGCTCGACGAGACATGCCGTTTGCTGCTTGAGTCGAAGGCGATAGGCGTGTGGGGAAATCACGACTATGGCCTGTGTGTTGACCCACCGCAGGAATTGCAGCGCAAGTACTCGCGCGATGTCTTCGAGTTCATGGGGAAGTTGCGACCGTCGCTGGAGATTGAAGGCTGCTACTTTTCGCACGTCGAACCGTGGTTGAATCCCGAGAGCCTGTTTGATTTGTGGTATTACGATGGCCCGCCAGACGAGCATGGCAAGTTGTGGCGAATCTTTCATGCCGTTCCCAACCGCCTGATGTTTGCTGGGCATTTTCATAAATGGCTGCTGGCCTCGCCCGATCAGATTCATGATTGGCATGGCGAAAAAGCCGTGAAGCTGGACCAGGGCCGATATTTTGTGGTAATCGGGGCGGTTTGCGATGGCTGCTTCGCAACCTTCGATACTGTCACGAGCGAACTGGTGCCGCTAAGCAGCCGATAAGCTCAACTAGGCACGAGCGCCGCAAGTTGCCTAAGATAATGACAACAAGGAAGGTCTTCACTTTGCGACGTCCCAGTCCCTTTACGCAGCGGCGCGATCCCGTCGACATCAAAATGACGCCGATGATCGACGTCGTTTTCTTGCTGCTGATCTATTTCATCTGGTCGGCCAGCTTTGGGATTGTGGAACGGTTACTCCCCAGTCAATTGTCGGCCCAAGCGCCGGGAACCGGGCAACCGACAACCGAAGTTCCTCCTCCCCCCGAAGCAGATTTTGAAAAAGTGGTGGTACGGGTCACCGGAACGCAAGGTCGCGTAGGTTGGTTGGTGAATGATACGCCCGTTGCCTCACTGGCCCAGCTGCAAGGCATTCTGGTGGGGCTCAGTCGCATTAAAAGCGACGCTCCAGTGGTGTTACATCCCGATCCGCATGTTCCGCTGGGAGATGTGATCGACGTGTTCGATCTCTCGCGGCTGATCGGCTTCGAGAAGGTTCAGTTTGCCGTCGACGCCGGCTAGTCAGACGTTCTTCGTCACTCGCAAAGTACGCCGCTGTTGTCGCCTAAAAGCAGACAACCTCGCGTACCAGCGAAACATCAGCCCGCTCAAGACGGCCGACGTAACAGCGGGAATGAGCAGGAACCACATGATGGCTGTGCCGCTGAAAATCAATACGCTGCCGAGTGCGATCACGAGGCTGGCGATAATCAAGAGCAGGGCGATCGTGCGGGTCCAAATCATGTCGCGACGAATGACTGCGTAGTATTGCCCATAGCCGAGCAAGGCGGCCATCACGACGGCGTTCGCTGCACCCGTCGCAAACGGAGCTAACCTATCTGCGTCGTGGAGTCGCACATTCATTTGCGGATAGGTGTGCACTAGCCAGGCAAGAAGTACGTAGCCGGCTGCGAGTCCCAATCCCAGGCAACTCAGCCAGATCAGCACCGAGGCCCACCAGATCTCCCGCGAAAGCGGAAGTTGAACGAGCGCCGCTACCGCTTCCGTCGTTTCGTCGGCAGCCGGCGAAGCATAGGGGTTCGTTAGCCCGGACGACGTTGTTTTCATGCGGGGGGCTTTGCAGTGGCTGTGCCGTTCTGCTCGGAGCTATCCTGCGCTTCGACAATGCGAAACTGCAGGCCGGCCATTGGCGCTCCGCCGTTGTGAAATGTCAATCCACCCAATTGATAGCCAGCCATCGCCTGGTGCGTATGGCCGAAATAGACGTGCTCTAAGCCTGTGCCTGGCCCATGTCCAATCCGGTCGAGATAGCCGGTCAGCCGCTGCGCCACTTTCTGCTTGGGATGAACGACACCCGCCAATTGGTGCAACCTGGCTTTCACGGCCAAATCGTAAAGCAGATGCTTTACTGGCCCGCGCGACTCATCCTTCAGCCAATGCTGGCGATTCGATTGCAACCGGGTCGCGCACATGGTGGGATGATCGGCGGCATCACCATGCAAAAAGATGCTGCCGGCCAGCCGCAGATAATAATGGTGAAATTGTAAATTGGGTGCCTGCTGGCAGTAGGCGTTAATGGCGTTGAGGAATCGCTGGTTGTAGTCGTGGTTACCGGCCACGAAGTGAAACTGGCAGTCTGGATTGCGCGAGACCAGCCGATCGACCCAATCGACCGAAGCCCGAACAGTCGTTTCGACCGAACCGAGCGTGGACCAACGGAAGTCGAAAATGTCGCCGCCCAGCACAAACGTGCGCGCCCGCTGGGCCACCGCGTGAATTGCCTGCTCGTGCGCGGCCGCTTGCGACCTTCGCGAGAACATGTGCAAGTCGGACACAAAGTACGTACTTGGTTCCATCCCGTTAAGCATAGCAAACCCCATACCTGACTGCGCCAAGCCGTCCAGGACAACTTCAACTGCTTAGAGCGCCAAGCTGAGCACGACTTCACCCGAAGCACCTCGCGGCGAAATCTCCCCCTCCATTCTCAACCAAAGTGTCCAACCTCAAGCCCCTTAATTGAACACTAAATGCTCGGAAACCCGAGAGATGCGCTATCTGCTGTCCAATTAAGCGATCCTTAATTGAACGCCCCCCAGTTAGGGCGTGAGCACGATTTTGCCCAATAACTGTTGGGGCGATCCAAATCAGGTCGCGTGTGGCCGTCTTTATTCCTGCGATCACACGACAGGCAATCCTGGCACGCTGCCACCCGGCACACAGCCAATTTGCCGCGCGGTATGCTCCGGGCTATGAATCTCTTTGCCAAAGCCGAAGGTGAGAATCTCAAGCGAGCCCAGCCCTTGGCCGCGCGCATGCGGCCAGCCAGGCTGGACGAGTTCGTCGGGCAACAGCATTTTCTGGGCGAAGGAAAATTACTGCGCCGCCTGCTGGCAGCCGATCGCTTGAGCTCTGTCATTTTTTATGGTCCGCCGGGAACGGGCAAAACGACACTTGCCCGCTTGTTGGCAACGGCTAGCCGCAAGAAGTTCAAACAGTTGAGCGCCATCACCAGCGGTGTGAAGGAACTTCGCGAGTCGCTCGATGCTGCCCGCGACGAACTGACTTCCGGCGGTTTGCGTACGCTGCTGTTCATCGACGAGATCCACCGCTTCAACAAGACTCAGCAGGATGCGCTCCTGCCCGATGTCGAAGAAGGAGTCGTGACCTTGGTCGGGGCCACGACGAGCAACCCGTTTTTCGCAGTGAATAGTGCGCTCGTCAGCCGGAGCCAGGTTTTCGAGTTTCAGTCCCTCTCGATCGACGACATTACGTCCCTGGTGAAGCGAGCACTGGCCGATAAGAGCCGCGGGCTCGGCAACATTCCCGTCGAGATCGACGACGATGCACTCTTGTTCCTGGCAGAGACCAGCGATGGCGATGCCCGCCGCGCGCTCAATGCGCTCGAAGTGGGTGTGCTCTCCAGCAGCGAGCGGCCGGTGAAGTTCACTCGCGAACTCGCGGCCGAATCGGTGCAGCGTAAGGCCATTCAGTACGACGCGACCGGGGACGAGCATTACGATTCGATCAGCGCGCTCATCAAAAGCATTCGTGGCAGCGATCCCGATGCCGGTCTGTATTGGCTGGCCCGCATGCTCGAAGCGGGAGAGGATATTCGCTTCCTTTGTCGACGGCTGGTGATCCTGGCCAGCGAAGATGTCGGCAATGCCGACCCCGCTGCGCTGCCGCTAGCTGTCGCAGCAATGCAGGCCTGCGAATTCATTGGGCTCCCCGAGTGTCAGTTGCCGCTCGCCCAGTGCGTGGCCTATTTGGCCTGCGCGCCGAAGTCGAATGCCGCGACCATTGCCATTGGCGAAGCTCGCCGCGATGTGCGCGAGCAACGCATCCTGCCGGTGCCCGTACACTTACGAGACAAGCACTACAAAGGTGCCGAACGCCTTGGTCATGGCGAAGGTTATGTTTATTCGCACGATGCCGCCGGGGGCGTGGTATCGCAGGACTATCTAGGAGTCGAGCGCGAGTACTACCGTCCGGTCGACCGCGGCTTCGAAGCCGAACTCGCCCAGCGACTGACTGAGATTCGCGCGCGGTTGCGAGATCGCTAAATTCGCTTGGCAATCCGATAAGAGACTTCGGTCAACAAAAATGGCCCGGTCAGATTGACCGGGCCACCGTTTGTTATCTCGATTCATCAGCTAGATGAACTACAGCTTCGGGAAGAGTGGGCCGCCGTACATAGCGCCGTCGCCGAGTTCTTCTTCGATGCGGAGCAGCTGGTTGTACTTGGCCATGCGATCGGTGCGCGAGGCCGAGCCGGTCTTGATCTGACCGGTGCCGAGGGCGACGGCCAGATCGGCAATAGTCGAGTCCTCGGTTTCGCCGCTGCGATGGCTCGAAATCGACGAGTAGCCGTTGCGATGGGCCAGTTGAATGGCCGAGATTGTTTCGGTCAGTGTGCCGATCTGGTTGACCTTGATCAGAATGCTGTTGGCAATTCCTTCGTTAATGCCCCGCTGCAGTCGGTCGGTGTTGGTGACGAACAGATCGTCCCCCACAAGTTGAACCTTCTTGCCGAGCTTATCGGTCAGCAGTTTCCAGCCGGCCCAGTCGTCTTCGCTGCAACCGTCTTCGATGGAGCAGATCGGGTACTTCGCGCACCAATCGGTGAGGAAGTCGACCATCTTCTCGCTCGACAGTTCCTTACCGTCGACGCTGTAGGTCTTCTTCTTCTCGTCGTAGTATTCGGTGGCAGCAC
Above is a window of Anatilimnocola aggregata DNA encoding:
- a CDS encoding metallophosphoesterase codes for the protein MLNGMEPSTYFVSDLHMFSRRSQAAAHEQAIHAVAQRARTFVLGGDIFDFRWSTLGSVETTVRASVDWVDRLVSRNPDCQFHFVAGNHDYNQRFLNAINAYCQQAPNLQFHHYYLRLAGSIFLHGDAADHPTMCATRLQSNRQHWLKDESRGPVKHLLYDLAVKARLHQLAGVVHPKQKVAQRLTGYLDRIGHGPGTGLEHVYFGHTHQAMAGYQLGGLTFHNGGAPMAGLQFRIVEAQDSSEQNGTATAKPPA
- the fusA gene encoding elongation factor G — protein: MDLTKVRNFGISAHIDSGKTTLSERILFYSGRIHKIEEVKGGGDGATMDHMELEKERGITITSAATHLEWNDPAFPGDENHMHIMNLIDTPGHVDFTIEVERSLRVLDGAVLVLCAVGGVQSQSMTVDRQMKRYHIPRIAFINKMDRTGARPLAILDDLRSKLNANPVLIQYPMGGGETFAGVIDMVTQKAFFFDGPKGEVVREEAIPAEYEAPVKEWRHKMLEALAMYSDELMEILLSEQEPPIQLVYDTIKKATQQQGMTPVMVGSAYKNKGVQLLLDAIVRYLPSPLERDLTAKKWDNPTETMGLKPDPNAPFVGMAFKIVEDPFGQLTFLRIYQGTIKKGEFYYNQRTQKKDRFSQIVKMHANKREVVDGAEAGDIVAITGIDCASGDTYASENKYCSLESMFVPEPVIKVAVTPTSRADADKMSKALQRFRKEDPTFRVFNDEETSETIIAGMGELHLDIYVERIRREYKVELEVGAPKVSYRESPTRKYEYNYKHKKQTGGSGQYGHVVGYFEPLPDDSTENFVFDWKVTGGRIPGEFESSIEKGFRALLNKGPLAEYPIVGLHVVVTDGSYHDVDSSDRAFQITAQDCLRTHFIDTKPAILEPIMKVEIECPENYQGDVTGDVNRRRGIVMNSDTREGVCQILAEVPLSEVFGYATDIRSMTKGQGTFTMELAAYRKAPSNVQEEIIAEKKKNSKQLVGAK
- a CDS encoding ExbD/TolR family protein, whose translation is MRRPSPFTQRRDPVDIKMTPMIDVVFLLLIYFIWSASFGIVERLLPSQLSAQAPGTGQPTTEVPPPPEADFEKVVVRVTGTQGRVGWLVNDTPVASLAQLQGILVGLSRIKSDAPVVLHPDPHVPLGDVIDVFDLSRLIGFEKVQFAVDAG
- a CDS encoding 3-keto-disaccharide hydrolase, whose product is MLSNLLLALATLIPAAAPDGATTAPAETAGMRSLFNGKDLTGWDGDPKLWSVKDGVIRGETTAEVPAKGNTFIIWKDGKLNDFELRFSFRCSNTNNSGVQYRSKHITEGKVNNNWVVRGYQHELRNENKLPNVAGFIYDEGGKRGRICLVGEQATWESDGKKVIKADLIDQASFGKLVKLDDWNDVVIIAKGKHIQHYLNDRLVLDFTDNHPELALTEGVLALQLHAGKPMWTEFKNIRIRDLK
- a CDS encoding metallophosphoesterase family protein, with product MKLGLITDIHEQVDDLRVALARFKQERVDQIVMIGDVIELGERLDETCRLLLESKAIGVWGNHDYGLCVDPPQELQRKYSRDVFEFMGKLRPSLEIEGCYFSHVEPWLNPESLFDLWYYDGPPDEHGKLWRIFHAVPNRLMFAGHFHKWLLASPDQIHDWHGEKAVKLDQGRYFVVIGAVCDGCFATFDTVTSELVPLSSR
- a CDS encoding alpha/beta hydrolase — encoded protein: MFRLISLLALVAFAASEVGTAAEPTQNTYTYKKTKQAELTLQVYRPAEWEATKKYPAIVFFFGGGWNGGNIKQFEPQSQYLAKRGMVAICVDYRVKSRHGVTPDTCVRDAKSAIRWVRQNAAKLGIDPAKIVGAGGSAGGHLAACTGICPELDEADEDAAVSSRPNVLVLFNPVLNFNVAQLIERVGNDQRVAKSISPTQHLAKDSPPTLLMYGTDDKLIAQGDEYLQRSKELGHRAEMMRVDGVGHGFFNRPPHLQATIERVDAFLVALGYLKPDATEPAKK
- a CDS encoding DUF1559 domain-containing protein; this translates as MLDPRTVGCNGMYSSRGISSPVNSRGFTLVELLVVIAIIGVLVALLLPAVQSARESARRSSCSNNVKQLALGLHNFHDTHGSFPAGRPPATTTNQGWGWIVSVLPFIEQQALSDAINVNTNVCCVSMKAAHDANLKVLTCSTDPYAGKAFPDRQIPGITCNDGTGSLAVTAGVNAFLTRPTHYLGSFGDAFIVGDTSNYTIGATGKAYGCGGCSQTSGGGAAGPDCPEPTSGFGGAGGSPLQHRGIFNYSNNTPAVKMSNVIDGLSNTILLGHNSSVGGGTDMVWFTYTGSVNGTSLPINFNILPSMEQKSFYCPGCTVGQPWRGRGFQSHHPGGSMFALCDGSVTFLSQNIAMVTYNAMGSRQGGEVNSN
- a CDS encoding carboxypeptidase-like regulatory domain-containing protein, with product MSNPSKFGFLALLCALVSFAVIGCGTDSGPPRAPVAGKVTYRNFPLVGAMVTFIPESGGRSASGLTDAQGKFVLGTFEITDGALIGPHKVAISARGPDRDLRPGEVGSGLPGEKMPGDPVIPVKYFEPTQSGLTFEVKKGANNAPEFNLTE